One segment of Zymoseptoria tritici IPO323 chromosome 2, whole genome shotgun sequence DNA contains the following:
- the Kyn1 gene encoding putative kynureninase (Kynureninase. L-tryptophan catabolism: kynurenine => anthranilate + L-alanine+ H20.) encodes MDTSEIFSQAHAKVKDEQCPLRGLREHFVIPSKSDLSRSTVADSLTGASNEPSTYLCGNSLGLQPQLTAKYFEEYLKTWRQKGVFGHFKEVSDTRLPPWLHADDDLRLDMANVVGAHAEEVAVMQTLTANLHLLMCSFYQPTKTRNKILLEGRAFPSDHFVVESQIHFHGYDPNRSMLLLEPESSTSLTLSTEYILSTIDKHANELALVLLPGIQYYTGQFFDIKTITAHAQAKGIVVGWDLAHAAGNVPLQLHDWNVDFAAWCTYKYLNSGPGSIGGCFVHERHSKVESATTDGNTSLEYRPRLSGWWGSQKSSRFTMDNKFEPIPGAAGFQVSNPSVADCTAVRASLDVFKQTSMSALRGKSLKLTGYLEKLLDLLLQDQQATLGRQLFHIITPRDSSQRGAQLSVMLQPGLLDTVMAVLEEHAVVVDERKPDVIRVAPAPLYNTYEDIPRVRSTHVQTSIMTGGTVRKPGSVTD; translated from the exons ATGGATACCTCGGAGATCTTCTCGCAGGCGCACGCAAAGGTCAAGGATGAGCAGTGCCCGCTGCGAGGACTTCGAGAGCACTTTGTTATCCCAAGCAAATCAGATTTGAGTCGATCGACCGTCGCGGACAGTCTGACCGGGGCCTCTAATGAGCCATCGACATATTTGTGTGGGAACTCGCTCGGGCTTCAACCACAATTGACCGCCAAGTATTTCGAAGAGTACCTGAAGACATGGCGTCAGAAGGGCGTCTTTGGGCATTTCAAAGAAGTCTCGGACACACGTCTTCCTCCCTGGCTTCATGCGGACGATGATCTACGCCTGGATATGGCAAATGTGGTCGGCGCTCATGCGGAGGAAGTGGCGGTGATGCAGACTTTGACTGCAAATTTGCATCTATTGATGTGCAGCTTCTATCAGCCTACGAAAACTCGCAACAAGATCCTGCTCGAAGGCAGAGCATTTCCATCGGATCATTTTGTCGTAGAGTCCCAAATTCACTTTCACGGCTACGATCCGAATCGCTCGATGCTTCTGCTCGAGCCGGAATCCAGTACGTCTCTGACCTTGAGCACTGAGTACATTCTCTCCACAATCGACAAACATGCCAATGAGCTAGCACTTGTGCTGTTACCTGGCATCCAATACTACACTGGCCAATTCTTCGACATCAAAACCATTACTGCGCACGCACAGGCCAAGGGAATCGTTGTCGGCTGGGATCTCGCTCACGCTGCTGGCAATGTGCCGCTACAGCTCCATGACTGGAACGTTGACTTCGCGGCCTGGTGTACATACAAATATCTGAACAGCGGACCTGGTAGTATCGGCGGATGCTTCGTGCATGAGCGTCACAGCAAGGTGGAGAGCGCAACGACGGATGGCAACACTTCCCTCGAGTACCGACCGCGACTTTCCGGCTGGTGGGGCTCCCAAAAGTCGAGTAGATTCACCATGGACAACAAGTTTGAGCCCATACCCGGCGCTGCGGGCTTCCAGGTCTCGAATCCGTCAGTCGCGGACTGCACAGCCGTACGTGCAAGCTTGGACGTCTTCAAGCAGACATCGATGTCGGCACTCCGGGGAAAGAGTCTCAAACTCACAGGCTACCTCGAAAAGCTCCTAGATCTACTCCTGCAAGATCAGCAGGCAACATTGGGCCGACAACTGTTCCACATCATCACACCGCGCGACTCGAGCCAACGAGGTGCGCAGCTATCGGTCATGTTGCAGCCAGGGTTGCTTGACACAGTCATGGCGGTCCTCGAGGAGCATGCTGTTGTGGTAGACGAGAGAAAGCCGGACGTTATTCGTGTCGCGCCGGCTCCACTTTACAACACCTATGAGGAT ATCCCCCGTGTCCGCTCGACCCACGTACAGACAAGCATCATGACCGGTGGAACAGTCCGCAAGCCTGGATCAGTGACGGATTAG
- the PGM gene encoding uncharacterized protein (PHOSPHOGLUCOMUTASE; glucose phosphomutase; phosphoglucose mutase), translating into MSVKEVSFTPFQDQKPGTSGLRKKVKVFQQDHYSEAFVASILLSIPEGVKDSYLVIGGDGRYWNPEVTQVIAKIGAAYGVKKLLIGQDGIMSTPAASHLIRIKKATGGILLTASHNPGGPTEDFGIKYNLANGAPAPESVTNKIYETSKTLKSYKIADIPDIDLSTIGTKTYGPLEVEIVHSTTDYVNMLKDIFDFDLIKNFLKQHQDFKILFDGLSGVTGNYGVDIFEKELGVKGSTQNCKPLPDFGGHHPDPNLVYAHSLVERVDREGIHFGAASDGDGDRNMIYGANSFVSPGDSLAIIAHHADLIPYFKKQGVYGLARSMPTSGAVDLVAKKKGLESYEVPTGWKFFCGLFDSDKMNICGEESFGTGSNHIREKDGLWAVVAWLNIIAGVGQQTGTTPSIKSIQHDFWQIYGRTFFTRYDYEGCESEGANKMTAHMKELITTKRDSFVGSSIAGRKVIEADDFSYTDLDGSVSKNQGIYVKFDDGSRIVVRLSGTGSSGATIRLYIEKHETDEKSYGLDAQDYLKDNVKMAVELLKLQEFIGRVEPDVKT; encoded by the exons ATGTCCGTCAAAGAAGTCTCATTTACGCCTTTCCAGGACCAGAAGCCAGGAAC TTCTGGTCTCCGCAAGAAGGTCAAGGTCTTCCAACAGGACCACTACAGCGAAGCTTTCGtcgcctccatcctcctctccatccccgAAGGCGTCAAGGACTCGTACCTGGTCATTGGCGGTGATGGCCGTTACTGGAACCCAGAGGTCACCCAAGTGATTGCAAAGATCGGTGCCGCCTACGGTGTCAAGAAGCTCTTGATCGGTCAGGATGGCATCATGTCAACACCCGCCGCGAGCCACCTGATCCGCATCAAGAAGGCCACTGGTGGAATTCTCCTCACTGCATCTCACAACCCGGGTGGTCCCACAGAGGACTTCGGCATCAAGTACAACCTTGCGAATGGAGCTCCAGCACCGGAGAGTGTGACGAACAAGATCTACGAAACCTCCAAGACTCTCAAATCCTACAAGATCGCCGACATTCCCGACATCGACCTTTCCACCATTGGCACCAAGACATACGGCCCCCTCGAGGTCGAGATCGTTCACAGCACCACCGACTATGTCAACATGCTCAAGgacatcttcgacttcgacctgATCAAGAACTTCCTCAAGCAACATCAAGACTTCAAGATCCTCTTTGACGGCCTCAGCGGTGTGACTGGCAACTACGGTGTGGACATCTTTGAGAAAGAGCTTGGAGTGAAGGGAAGCACACAAAACTGCAAACCACTGCCAGACTTTGGTGGACACCACCCAGATCCCAACCTTGTCTACGCACACTCGCTGGTCGAGCGTGTTGATCGGGAAGGCATCCACTTCGGAGCCGCTTCTGACGGTGACGGTGACCGCAACATGATCTACGGTGCCAACTCTTTCGTATCACCTGGTGACTCGCTCGCCATCATTGCACACCACGCCGACCTCATTCCATACTTCAAGAAGCAAGGCGTCTACGGTCTGGCTCGTTCCATGCCAACATCCGGCGCCGTCGATCTCGTCGCCAAGAAGAAGGGCCTCGAAAGCTACGAAGTGCCAACCGGCTGGAAGTTCTTCTGCGGTCTCTTCGACTCGGACAAGATGAACATCTGCGGAGAGGAGTCATTCGGCACAGGTTCAAACCACATTCGTGAGAAGGACGGTCTTTGGGCAGTCGTTGCATGGCTCAACATCATCGCCGGAGTTGGCCAGCAAACCGGCACCACACCCAGCATCAAGAGCATTCAACACGATTTCTGGCAAATCTACGGCCGCACCTTCTTCACCCGCTACGACTACGAGGGCTGCGAAAGCGAAGGCGCCAACAAGATGACCGCACACATGAAGGAGCTCATTACCACGAAGCGCGACTCGTTCGTCGGCTCTTCAATCGCTGGCCGGAAGGTCATCGAGGCGGACGACTTTAGCTACACCGATCTTGACGGCAGCGTCAGCAAGAACCAGGGCATCTACGTCAAGTTCGACGACGGCAGCCGCATTGTCGTGCGATTGTCGGGTACGGGCAGCTCTGGCGCCACGATCCGTCTGTACATTGAGAAGCACGAGACGGATGAGAAGAGCTATGGTTTGGATGCGCAGGATTATCTGAAGGACAACGTCAAGATGGCCGTGGAGCTGTTGAAGCTGCAGGAGTTCATTGGCCGCGTTGAGCCTGATGTTAAGACTTGA